From Juglans regia cultivar Chandler chromosome 6, Walnut 2.0, whole genome shotgun sequence, the proteins below share one genomic window:
- the LOC109011371 gene encoding NAC domain-containing protein 17-like, which translates to MKMLSESCLRDDVWPPGFRFHPTDEELVLYYLKRKICGRRLKLDIIAAIDVYKWDPEELPGQCKLKTGDRQWFFFSPRDRKYPNGGRSNRATRHGYWKATGKDRNITCNSRTVGVKKTLVFYGGRAPNGERTDWVMHEYTVDEEELKRCQNVQEYYALYKLYKKSGPGPKNGEQYGAPFKEEEWADDDCPDFNNSAATARDISVKQLNEVNSVTDVRVNNQVQLTFDEIEEIMKQIEDETEFHPPQINDHAHTLSQVGEEETLSAMVDPSSREVITPPEHSRALHPSGQLYDIQASFGYSQSATSQLQLQETSEVTSAPILQQDEPLLNNLEEFLEIDDLSGPQPRFESFDNKAMENFLFEEADGLSEFDLFYDAPMLIHEMGPFNQEIVADPYINIMENNTINQSDFQLQYNLEGTGQIDNQPWTHDQRRNFLTYAESTLGSFSLPPSGVAHESTNIPTQENQNQIGYEDGGAASRFSSALWAFVESIPTTPASAADNTLVNRAFNRMSSFSRVRVNLKNTNVSAGSGAETIRTGNSKGLLYISVIGVVCAILWALISTVRVLGARISS; encoded by the exons ATGAAGATGCTATCGGAGTCGTGTTTGAGGGACGATGTGTGGCCTCCGGGGTTTCGGTTTCACCCAACGGACGAGGAGCTTGTCCTGTACTATCTGAAGAGGAAGATCTGTGGAAGAAGGCTCAAGCTCGATATCATCGCCGCAATAGATGTCTACAAGTGGGACCCTGAGGAACTGCCTG GGCAATGTAAACTGAAAACTGGAGATAGGCAGTGGTTCTTTTTCAGTCCAAGAGATAGAAAGTATCCAAATGGAGGAAGGTCAAATAGGGCAACCAGACATGGATATTGGAAAGCAACAGGAAAGGATCGTAACATTACATGCAACTCTCGGACAGTTGGAGTGAAGAAGACCCTAGTTTTCTATGGAGGGCGTGCACCTAATGGGGAGCGCACCGACTGGGTGATGCATGAGTATACCGTGGATGAGGAGGAGCTTAAGAGATGCCAGAATGTACAG GAGTATTATGCACTCTACAagctttataaaaaaagtggaCCTGGTCCTAAAAATGGTGAGCAATATGGGGCGCCATTTAAGGAAGAAGAATGGGCTGATGATGACTGCCCAGATTTTAACAACTCTGCTGCTACTGCTAGGGATATCTCAGTAAAGCAACTAAACGAGGTTAATTCTGTCACTGATGTGAGAGTCAATAATCAAGTCCAGCTTACATTTGACGAAATTGAGGAGATTATGAAGCAAATTGAAGATGAGACTGAGTTCCACCCGCCACAAATCAATGATCATGCTCACACCCTATCCCAG GTTGGCGAAGAAGAAACACTGAGTGCTATGGTGGATCCATCCTCCAGGGAAGTTATAACTCCTCCTGAACATAGCAGAGCATTGCACCCAAGTGGTCAGCTGTACGATATCCAGGCCAGCTTTGGCTACTCACAGTCAGCTACTTCTCAATTGCAATTGCAAGAGACATCGGAGGTTACATCAGCTCCTATTCTTCAACAAGATGAACCTCTCTTAAATAATCTGGAGGAATTTCTGGAAATTGATGATCTCAGTGGTCCCCAACCTCGTTTTGAGTCTTTTGACAACAAAGCTATGGAGAACTTCCTGTTTGAGGAGGCTGATGGATTGAGCGAGTTTGACCTGTTCTATGATGCGCCCATGCTTATTCATGAAATGGGGCCATTTAATCAGGAAATAGTTGCAGatccatatataaatatcatggAGAATAACACAATAAACCAATCTGATTTTCAGCTTCAATACAATCTAGAAGGCACTGGTCAGATTGACAATCAGCCATGGACACATGATCAAAGAAGAAACTTCCTTACTTATGCAGAATCAACTCTGGGTTCCTTTTCTCTACCACCCTCTG GCGTTGCGCATGAATCTACAAACATTCCTActcaagaaaatcaaaatcaaataggCTATGAGGATGGTGGTGCTGCTAGTCGGTTCTCTTCTGCACTGTGGGCATTTGTGGAGTCAATACCTACTACTCCTGCATCAGCTGCAGATAATACTTTGGTAAATCGGGCTTTCAACCGAATGTCTAGCTTTAGTCGGGTTAGAGTGAATCTCAAAAACACAAATGTTTCTGCTGGAAGTGGTGCTGAAACTATAAGAACAGGTAATAGCAAGGGATTGTTGTACATTTCAGTTATTGGAGTGGTCTGTGCCATTTTGTGGGCGCTGATTAGTACTGTGAGAGTGCTGGGGGCACGTATATCCtcctga